A DNA window from Coffea arabica cultivar ET-39 chromosome 6c, Coffea Arabica ET-39 HiFi, whole genome shotgun sequence contains the following coding sequences:
- the LOC113692735 gene encoding bZIP transcription factor 17-like, whose translation MAETVVVDPPPPPERLPNGGVSGGHDFNGLAIPPLDHTFLSQDITLGDANGQSFDPFDQNGNDDVVFDDFDFDLDFSFDDLLPAGAGAPLPDPDQFDSDCFVLHGSDPNLSQIPPDRSLKNVARAFKTTSAEFAHVSGENCVSGEGLISNPSSSLEPEVCQMSSDQVSGDRSSGMNLSSSGDRGHDVSGYLNVPSPESNGSKGSNDSRDCPSPESQGSGNNCRSNVSEDSNRSVSSSSNFGNNSVKNGVVDQKIKLEEFNCKVNNKSLLKRKKEGEDVNNVESRTNKFQKSSVNLASNADNSNSNNNILSEEDERRRARLIRNRESAQLSRQRKKHYVEELEDKVKSMHSTIQDLNAKITYFMAENATLRQQLGGGGVAPPPMAPPPPGVYPPMMYPWMPCGVPPYMMKPQGSQVPLVPIPRLKSQQPAPAPKGNKKADSKKTEGKTKKVASVSFLGLLCFVLLFGGLAPMVNVRYGGVREAFSGGTDFIENQFYEKHHGRVLTASGNLSDSDYGGKFGGGKDYNEKGDKLNGTEPLVASLFVPRNDKLVKIDGNLIIHSVLASEKAMASRKDAASEVGGETRLVPVSGGRPAHLYRSSTDRQRALGSGSVGSDNLKSPAADGRLQQWFREGLAGPMLSSGMCSEVFQFDVSSASGPGAIVPATSARNVTEEQSRNSTDLNKGRNRRILRGVPIPLPGSSHNISEDVGRTSKKENFSGNNSLSPMVVSVLVDPREVGDADVDGVMGAKSLSQIFVVVLIDSVKYVTYSCVLPFKGAGPHLVTT comes from the exons ATGGCCGAAACAGTGGTGGTGGATCCACCGCCACCACCGGAAAGGCTTCCGAACGGCGGCGTTTCGGGGGGGCATGATTTCAACGGCCTAGCAATTCCACCCCTGGATCATACCTTTTTGTCCCAGGATATTACCTTAGGGGATGCTAACGGGCAAAGCTTTGATCCCTTTGATCAAAACGGCAACGACGACGTCGTATTTGATGACTTCGATTTCGACTTGGATTTCTCCTTCGACGATCTCTTGCCGGCTGGGGCTGGGGCTCCCCTTCCGGACCCGGATCAGTTTGATTCTGATTGTTTCGTGTTGCATGGGTCCGACCCGAATTTAAGTCAAATTCCCCCTGATCGGAGTTTGAAGAATGTTGCTAGGGCCTTCAAAACGACGTCGGCGGAGTTTGCTCATGTTTCCGGCGAGAATTGTGTATCTGGTGAAGGGCTGATTTCTAATCCGTCTTCGTCGCTGGAACCGGAGGTTTGTCAGATGTCGAGCGATCAAGTTTCTGGTGATCGGAGCTCCGGGATGAATCTGAGTTCATCAGGTGATCGGGGACATGATGTCTCCGGGTATTTGAATGTGCCGTCGCCGGAGTCAAATGGGTCAAAGGGGTCGAATGATTCGAGGGATTGTCCCTCGCCCGAGTCTCAGGGTTCCGGCAATAATTGCCGCTCCAATGTTTCGGAGGACTCCAATAGATCGGTGAGTTCTTCTTCTAATTTTGGAAATAATTCAGTGAAAAATGGAGTTGTTGATCAAAAAATAAAGTTGGAAGAATTTAATTGTAAAGTTAACAATAAATCAttgttgaaaaggaaaaaagaaggcgAAGATGTCAATAACGTTGAATCGAGGACgaataaatttcaaaaatccAGTGTTAATTTGGCTAGTAATGCTGATAATAGTAATAGCAATAACAATATTTTGAGTGAAGAAGATGAGAGGAGAAGAGCTAGGTTAATCAGGAATAGAGAGAGTGCTCAGTTGTCACGGCAAAGGAAGAAGCATTATGTTGAGGAATTGGAAGATAAGGTGAAAAGTATGCATTCTACAATTCAAGATCTGAATGCAAAAATTACATATTTTATGGCTGAAAATGCCACCTTGAGGCAGCAATTGGGTGGTGGCGGGGTGGCTCCACCTCCAATGGCGCCTCCACCACCTGGCGTGTACCCACCAATGATGTACCCGTGGATGCCATGTGGCGTTCCACCCTACATGATGAAGCCACAGGGATCGCAGGTGCCATTGGTTCCGATTCCAAGGTTGAAATCCCAGCAACCTGCTCCTGCCCCGAAAGGAAATAAGAAGGCGGACAGTAAGAAGACTGAAGGGAAGACTAAGAAGGTTGCAAGTGTTAGTTTCTTGGGATTGTTGTGTTTTGTACTACTATTTGGTGGATTGGCTCCCATGGTGAATGTGAGGTATGGGGGTGTGAGGGAGGCTTTTTCTGGTGGAACGGATTTCATTGAGAATCAGTTTTATGAGAAACATCATGGCAGAGTGTTGACCGCAAGTGGGAATTTGAGTGATAGTGATTATGGTGGAAAATTTGGTGGTGGAAAAGATTATAATGAAAAAGGGGATAAGCTCAATGGTACTGAGCCTCTTGTGGCCTCGCTGTTTGTTCCAAGGAATGACAAACTTGTGAAGATAGATGGAAACTTGATAATTCATTCTGTTTTGGCTAGTGAGAAAGCCATGGCGTCTCGTAAAGATGCTGCAAGTGAAGTGGGTGGTGAGACTCGGCTTGTACCAGTTTCGGGTGGAAGACCTGCTCACCTCTATAGAAGTTCAACTGATCGACAGAGGGCTCTTGGTTCTGGTTCTGTTGGGAGTGACAATTTGAAATCACCAGCAGCTGATGGCAGATTGCAGCAGTGGTTCCGTGAGGGCCTTGCTG GTCCAATGTTAAGTTCAGGAATGTGCAGTGAAGTGTTCCAGTTTGATGTGTCTTCAGCTTCGGGCCCAGGAGCCATTGTTCCAGCTACTTCTGCAAGGAATGTCACTGAGGAGCAAAGCCGGAATTCTACAGATCTCAACAAAGGAAGGAATAGAAGGATTCTCCGTGGTGTTCCTATTCCCCTTCCTGGGTCGTCTCACAACATATCTGAAGATGTAGGAAGGACCTCAAAGAAAGAGAACTTTAGCGGAAACAACTCGCTTTCACCAATGGTTGTTTCTGTGCTCGTGGATCCTAGGGAGGTAGGTGATGCAGATGTTGATGGTGTGATGGGAGCAAAATCGCTCTCTCAGATTTTTGTTGTTGTGCTGATAGACAGTGTCAAATATGTCACTTATTCATGCGTGCTCCCATTCAAGGGAGCCGGTCCTCATCTGGTTACTACCTGA